The nucleotide window CAATTTATTTTCTTCACGAACTTTAATGGAATCATTGCAGGCCACCCTCGATGCCCTCCTCAAAAATCGAAAATTCCGGTTTTGTCCCATCCTCAAAAGTAAGTGCCTCTCTACAAATCTTCTTAGTGATGCATCCCTTTCTAATAACGTGCCATCTAGATCAAAAATAACGGCTTTAATTATAATTCACTTCTCTTAGTTGTGATGTCAGAAGAGACTTATCCATTCATTGATAAACTCTTTTTCACGGTGAGAACCGTCCCTACCAACACAGCTACCAACACACTCAAATGTGTTCCAAAATTCCTCTTAAATTTTTGTATTCAAAGTCAGGGGAAATGCCTAGTTCTTCTTCTGTTACGCCTTTCCGGTTTATCCATGCGGTCTGAAATCCAAAACTCTTGGCACCTGTTATATCCCAGGTGTTCGATGACATGAACAGCACTTCTTCCCGTTTTACGTCCAGTCTCTCCAAAACAAGTGTATAGGACATGGGTGTTGGTTTATATTGCTTCACTTCATCCACACTAAGAACTGCATCAAACAACTCCGATAATGTTGAATTTTCGACAAGGGGCCGAAGCATATCATAGGAACCATTGGAAAAGATCGCAACTGTTTTGCCTTGAAGCTTTTGAAGAACCTCTTCCACTTCTGCATAATGCGCCAGGTGCAAATATTCATTTAGAAGCTGTTCTTCCTTTTCTTTTGATAAATCAACCTCTAGACTACGACAAGCATATCGTAAAGAATCTCTTGTGATTTCATAAAAAGTACAGTATCTGCCCATAAGTTGCCGTAAGAAACTGTACTCAATCTGTTTATGCCTCCATACCTCGCTGATTTGCTGACCTTTCCTAGGAAAAAGTTCATTGCAAGCCTCTATTACAGAATGAACATCAAACAACGTACCATAAGCGTCAAACACAAATGCTTTTACTTTTGCCATCTATATCTCCTCCTTATAAAGTGAAACTTTATTTTATCACACACCATCAAAAATTAGTTTTTGTTAAAATAAAACCCTTAAATAATAGCCGATGAAATAATTCCAGCCATTCCTATATGAATATTTTTCATATCCATCACTCCCTATTAGGATAGATGGAAGAAATGTAAAAAGGTTTCGATTTTTAAGAACTTAAACTCATTACCCTAAATTTCATTAAAATTGACGACTAACTTCCTACAAAAAAGAAGAAAAGCCTTAGCCTTCCTCCTCTATTGCACACTTTCCGCAAATTCGATAAAGTTTTCACTTGTTAATTCAGGGCCTCCACCCATTAACTCTAAAAATCGACCATCCTGTTCCCACGTCAGAATGATAAAACCATCCATGTCAGACAAAATTCCTTCATTTTCATTAATGGTTACTCTTTCCGTTGTTTTGTCCTCTGGAACTTCTCCATAAGCTTCTGCAGAAGGATAAATGCTAAACGCAAATCCATTTTCTAAATCCTTCTCATAATTGAGCATGATCATCTCGCTCTCTTCCTCATACCAACTGTCGACCATGCTATAACCCTCTGGAAGGGCTGTCACTTGAGGAATTGTAAAATCCACAGTTTCTTGAATTTCTTCAAAGGTCATCGGCTCTTCTAAACCAAAAGCCCCGCCCATAAAATCTTCCGTTGCGGTTTCCCTAACTTCATCTGGAATTTCAACCGGATCAACTTCATTGACAGCGGAAATGTTGATTGTCCCGTCCAACTGCATTGGTTCTCCATCCACTACCAAGTCAGCTTGAACAGATTGAGACGTCATGATCATCGATTCTTTATTAATTCCTATCTCAAGATCAAGGTTATTGACCGAAATATCTTGCACTTCACCTAACGCCGGATCTTCTGGGAGATTACCTGAGGATGATTCAATATACGGCTTAACAATTTCGCTAAATTCATCTCCTTCTCCAGACAAAGTTAAAATATATTGATCATCTTCCTCCGTCATGACAAATTGGTCTTCCAATCGAATGAGTTTTTCCATTTCTTCTTTATTTAATTGATCGAAACTATCTAAACCCATTTCTTTCTTATCTATGGTGAACCATTCACCAAACATACTCATGAAAGCTTCCTCTTCATGTACATAAGTTTCGAAATTCATCGACATACCTGGCATTCCCATGCTCATGGTCATGAACATCGTATCTGGGTTGTGTGTAACATCCCCGGTACCTTCCATTGTCGTTTCCATCATATCCATCACATTCATGTTGATCAACATATCAAACGAATAACTTTCCAGCTTTTCAACGGCCTCACTTGCCTGCTGTAATACCTCTGTTTGATCCATATGATTTTGCGTGCCACAAGCTGACATGATAAATGTTGTAATCAGAACAAAAAATAAATAAAATTTTCTCACGACTTCTGTATCTCTCCTTCCTACTGTATCATCCTAAAAGCGAATAGAAACCCCTCTACAAATATCCTTTCCCTAACACCACAACTCATTCATGTTGTTGGTATATTGGTGTGTTGGTGGGGACGGTTCTCACGTTGAATTTTTAGGTTTCATATGGGATTGTTCTAAATTATTAACTCTTTTAGAACCCTATTTTGTTCCTTTTGTTCCTTGAAACAATTAAAAAACTGCTATCAATATCAATAGCAGTTCCCTGAGAATATTCTTCTACTATGGTTCATCTGATTTTTTGACTAAATTGAATGGACTTGTCCTAAATTTGGACTCAACTTCTTTTAAAAACCTGTAAACAAAATGAAGATGCAAATATTCTTCATACGCGTCACTCCCATTAGTTGGACGCAAGAAGAATATAAAAAACAGGTTGCCGAATAATCTCGACAGCCTGTGTACGATCTCCAGCAGGATTCAATCAAAAAGGAACTAGCCAAACCATAGTTGAAATAACCCTTCTGTAATCCCTAAGTTATACATATAATAAAATCCAAACACCATACTAATGACACCTGTGGACTGAATTAAGTATTTATTCATATGCAAATTTTTGCTGCTCAAAACAAATGGAATTCCAATAATAGTTGTAAAGAAAAGCATCCCAATAATAGTTCCTGCACCAAAAACAAGAATATAGATAGCTCCTTCTAAAACGGTGTTTGCTGTGCTCATGGCAAGCAAGATCATGGCAGCACTTCCTGCAAGGCCATGTACAAAACCAATCACTGTTGATTTTATATAAGGAGCATATTGGTGCTTATGTTTATGGTGATGAACCTTTTCATGTGGATGGGCGTGGACATGTTTATGTAGGTCCCCATCGTGCTTATGCTTATGCACATGGATATTTCTAAAAGAAAAAATACTTGTAATTCCTAGAAAAACAAGCATAATGCCCACTAAAAATTCAAAGGACATAGCCCATTTATCTGGAATATCCCCTTTTAATAAAATGACAACAATGCCAACTATAAATATCGTTGCAGTATGTCCTATACCCCAAAAAACACCAGATAAAGCCGATTTCCAAAGCTTTTTACTCTGACTAGCAATAGTAGAGACAGCGATCACATGATCAGGCTCAACTGCATGTTTAATTCCTAGTACAAATCCGAGGGATAAAACAGAAAGAAAAGTGATTTCCATTTGGGTTACTCTCCCTTGTTGGCAAAGTTTTTTATGGTCTATCAACTCATTCTATCACCCAAGGATATAATGAATAACAAATATTTTCCAACATTTCACCGAATATTTTGTGACAAAGCTATCTCCTTTCCTACTGTTTTGTTTCTCTTGGTGGCACGTCCCAAATATAATAATTTCTCGTATACTGCCTTGTTTCAACTACCAATTGTTCACCCTCATTGTCGAAAATAAACCCTGAGCCCATTTGCTCCTTAAACGTCCATCCGCGCTCCTTCATATACTCTTTCATAACTGAATATCTTTCTTCCTCAAACTCCGTTATATAACGGTCTGGGGAAGAAGAGAATTTCACATATTCTGAATCTGAAAATTCGATTTTTAGGATCGATGTAACAATGGGGATAGGATTTCCTTCTTGAAAAACCACGGATCCATAAGCCCCTATGAAAAAACCTATTAGAGTAAAGGTCACAATCAGCGTCATAATCACCGTTAAAATTTTACTTTTGATACGACTGACCAGTTTTTCCTCAATAGCCTCAGAAGGGTGACCCATTTCCTGTTGACTAGAGTTCGGAACATCCTGTTTCATCTGATCATACATTTCCCAGCAATTTTCACATTCCTCTAAATGAGTTTTTACTAAATGATTGCTTGCTTCACTCGTTAATCCGTCTATATAAGAAGGCAATAAATCTTGTATTACATCGCATGTAACCTTCACTGATCTTCCCCCTTTTTCAAAATCTCTCTTAATTTCAATTTTCCTCTATGAAAAGTCACCCTTGACCAGTTCTCACTCTCCCTAAACATTTCACCGATCTCTTTAAAACTCAGCTCATTAAAGCTACGTAGAATCAAGACTTGCTTGTAAGGTTCTTTTAACTCTTGAATTGCTTGATGTAGCATCCTTTCCTGTTCCACCTGCTCCAACACACGATCAGGGGTTGAAAGACTAACAAATTTCATATCATTTTCATCAAATTCATCGTGTTTATGTAAATTCTTTTTAAGGTGCTTATAGTACACATTTCTTCCGATTTGAAAAACCCACGTTTTTATGGATGATTCACCCTTAAAACGATGAATCGATTTGAAAGCCTGATAAAAAGTCTCTTGGACTAATTCCTCGGCCAAGGCTCGGTCGCTAGTTAGATAAAATAAATAATTATATAATGGCTTTGAATACAGTCGATAAAGCTCTTGAAAATCCTTCAATACGTCCCCCCCTCATTGTGTTAGTCCCTTTTAT belongs to Bacillaceae bacterium S4-13-56 and includes:
- a CDS encoding haloacid dehalogenase type II; translation: MAKVKAFVFDAYGTLFDVHSVIEACNELFPRKGQQISEVWRHKQIEYSFLRQLMGRYCTFYEITRDSLRYACRSLEVDLSKEKEEQLLNEYLHLAHYAEVEEVLQKLQGKTVAIFSNGSYDMLRPLVENSTLSELFDAVLSVDEVKQYKPTPMSYTLVLERLDVKREEVLFMSSNTWDITGAKSFGFQTAWINRKGVTEEELGISPDFEYKNLRGILEHI
- a CDS encoding DUF4367 domain-containing protein translates to MRKFYLFFVLITTFIMSACGTQNHMDQTEVLQQASEAVEKLESYSFDMLINMNVMDMMETTMEGTGDVTHNPDTMFMTMSMGMPGMSMNFETYVHEEEAFMSMFGEWFTIDKKEMGLDSFDQLNKEEMEKLIRLEDQFVMTEEDDQYILTLSGEGDEFSEIVKPYIESSSGNLPEDPALGEVQDISVNNLDLEIGINKESMIMTSQSVQADLVVDGEPMQLDGTINISAVNEVDPVEIPDEVRETATEDFMGGAFGLEEPMTFEEIQETVDFTIPQVTALPEGYSMVDSWYEEESEMIMLNYEKDLENGFAFSIYPSAEAYGEVPEDKTTERVTINENEGILSDMDGFIILTWEQDGRFLELMGGGPELTSENFIEFAESVQ
- a CDS encoding sulfite exporter TauE/SafE family protein translates to MEITFLSVLSLGFVLGIKHAVEPDHVIAVSTIASQSKKLWKSALSGVFWGIGHTATIFIVGIVVILLKGDIPDKWAMSFEFLVGIMLVFLGITSIFSFRNIHVHKHKHDGDLHKHVHAHPHEKVHHHKHKHQYAPYIKSTVIGFVHGLAGSAAMILLAMSTANTVLEGAIYILVFGAGTIIGMLFFTTIIGIPFVLSSKNLHMNKYLIQSTGVISMVFGFYYMYNLGITEGLFQLWFG
- a CDS encoding zf-HC2 domain-containing protein; this translates as MKVTCDVIQDLLPSYIDGLTSEASNHLVKTHLEECENCWEMYDQMKQDVPNSSQQEMGHPSEAIEEKLVSRIKSKILTVIMTLIVTFTLIGFFIGAYGSVVFQEGNPIPIVTSILKIEFSDSEYVKFSSSPDRYITEFEEERYSVMKEYMKERGWTFKEQMGSGFIFDNEGEQLVVETRQYTRNYYIWDVPPRETKQ
- a CDS encoding RNA polymerase sigma factor encodes the protein MKDFQELYRLYSKPLYNYLFYLTSDRALAEELVQETFYQAFKSIHRFKGESSIKTWVFQIGRNVYYKHLKKNLHKHDEFDENDMKFVSLSTPDRVLEQVEQERMLHQAIQELKEPYKQVLILRSFNELSFKEIGEMFRESENWSRVTFHRGKLKLREILKKGEDQ